From a region of the Schistocerca nitens isolate TAMUIC-IGC-003100 chromosome 8, iqSchNite1.1, whole genome shotgun sequence genome:
- the LOC126198712 gene encoding histone deacetylase complex subunit SAP30 homolog, with translation MFKTNVSARMNGFSTGEEDSRGPPDQVCCLVDDGERCMRPAGNASYSKRIQKIVTQRRLKLHIDRVARHIYICDYHKTVIQCARTKQRRRKDSEDDSNETDTDVPEVDLFQLQVNTLRRYKRHYKVATRPGINKAQLADTLMKHFKSIPVKEKEILTFFIYMVKTNSNKLDQKNGINVDAT, from the exons TTAAGACAAATGTTTCTGCGAGGATGAACGGATTCAGCACTGGCGAAGAAGATTCAAGGGGCCCACCGGACCAAGTGTGCTGTCTAGTGGATGATGGGGAGAGATGTATGCGACCAGCTGGTAACGCGTCATACAGCAAACGAATACAAAAGATCGTCACTCAAAGAAGATTAAAACTGCACATAGACCGTGTG GCGAGGCACATATACATATGTGATTATCATAAGACTGTCATACAGTGTGCACGAACAAAACAAAGACGGAGGAAGGATTCAGAAGATGACTCAAATGAAACTGATACAGATGTTCCTGAAGTGGACTTGTTTCAGCTGCAGGTGAATACGTTACGAAGGTACAAACGCCATTACAAAGTGGCAACGAGGCCAGGCATAAACAAAGCTCAATTAGCTGAT acactgatgaagcactttaaatccataccTGTTAAAGAGAAGGAGATATTGACTTTCTTCATTTACATGGTGAAAACCAACAGCAATAAGCTTGATCAGAAAAACGGAATAAATGTTGATGCAACGTAG